Proteins from a genomic interval of Lycium ferocissimum isolate CSIRO_LF1 chromosome 2, AGI_CSIRO_Lferr_CH_V1, whole genome shotgun sequence:
- the LOC132047085 gene encoding polypyrimidine tract-binding protein homolog 1 isoform X2 — MSTSGQQQFRYTQTPSKVLHLRNLPWDCSDEELVELCKPFGKIVNTKCNVGANRNQAFVEFADLNQAINMVSYYASSSEPAQVRGKTVYIQYSNRNEIVNNKSPGDVPGNVLLVTIEGVEAGDVSIDVIHLVFSAFGFVQKIATFEKAAGFQALIQFSDVGTASAAREALDGRSIPKYLLPEHVNHCHLRISYSAHTDLNIKFQSHRSRDYTNPYLPVNPTAMEGLLQPVVGPDGKKKEPESNVLFASLENMQYAVTVDVLHTVFSAFGTVQKIAIFEKNGQTQALIQYPDVTTAAAAKDALEGHCIYDGGYCIQ; from the exons ATGTCAACATCCGGGCAACAGCAATTCCGTTACACGCAAACGCCGTCAAAAGTTCTTCACCTCCGTAATCTGCCATGGGATTGTAGCGATGAAGAGCTAGTCGAGCTTTGTAAGCCCTTTGGTAAAATTGTCAACACCAAGTGTAACGTTGGGGCCAATCGTAACCAAGCGTTCGTTGAATTc GCAGACCTTAATCAGGCAATCAATATGGTTTCATATTATGCTTCATCTTCAGAGCCTGCTCAAGTTCGTGGCAAGACAGTGTACATTCAGTACTCTAACAGAAATGAGATTGTCAATAATAAGAGTCCTGGAGATGTTCCAGGAAATGTTTTGCTGGTAACTATCGAAGGTGTTGAAGCTGGTGATGTCAGTATCGATGTTATTCATTTG GTATTTTCAGCCTTTGGTTTTGTGCAAAAGATTGCTACTTTTGAAAAGGCTGCAGGTTTTCAG GCATTGATTCAATTTAGTGATGTTGGGACAGCATCTGCTGCTAGAGAGGCATTGGATGGGAGAAGTATACCAAA GTACCTGCTTCCAGAACATGTTAATCATTGCCACTTGCGCATCTCATATTCAGCACACACGGACCTTAATATCAAGTTTCAATCTCATCGGAGCAG GGACTACACAAACCCTTATCTTCCAGTAAATCCTACTGCAATGGAGGGGCTTCTTCAG CCTGTTGTAGGTCCAgatggaaagaaaaaggaacctGAGAGTAATGTGCTTTTTGCCTCTTTAGAAAATATGCAGTATGCTGTTACTGTTGATGTCCTTCACACG GTATTCTCTGCGTTTGGCACCGTTCAAAAGATTGCTATATTTGAGAAGAATGGTCAAACCCAGGCATTAATTCAGTATCCTG